A genomic window from Gemmatimonadaceae bacterium includes:
- the bcp gene encoding thioredoxin-dependent thiol peroxidase: MKLGTEYSTVRVGDIAPDFTLPTDAGEPLTLSSLRGKRVVLFFYPKDSSPGCTIEACGFRDLVPRFKRRGVAVLGIAPGTVRSKARFKAAQGLNFPLLNDAEQQAAEAYGVWREKLLFGHRYMGVMRTTYVIGTDGRVEAVWEHVEHEGHATEVDAFLRGAPPPVRASQVGRAAKKK; encoded by the coding sequence ATGAAGCTGGGCACTGAATACTCGACTGTCCGGGTGGGCGACATCGCGCCCGATTTCACCTTGCCGACCGACGCCGGCGAGCCGCTCACGCTCTCGTCGCTGCGCGGCAAGCGCGTCGTCCTGTTCTTCTATCCCAAGGACTCGTCGCCGGGCTGCACGATCGAGGCCTGCGGCTTCCGCGACCTGGTGCCGCGCTTCAAGCGACGCGGTGTGGCGGTGCTGGGCATCGCACCGGGCACCGTGCGCTCGAAGGCGCGCTTCAAGGCGGCGCAGGGTCTGAACTTCCCCCTGCTCAACGACGCCGAACAGCAGGCCGCCGAGGCCTACGGTGTGTGGCGGGAGAAGCTGCTCTTCGGGCACCGGTATATGGGGGTGATGCGGACGACGTATGTGATCGGGACGGACGGCCGAGTGGAAGCCGTCTGGGAGCACGTGGAGCACGAGGGCCACGCCACGGAGGTGGACGCGTTCCTACGAGGGGCGCCGCCGCCGGTCCGGGCGTCCCAGGTCGGGCGAGCGGCCAAGAAGAAATAG
- a CDS encoding sigma-54-dependent Fis family transcriptional regulator, producing the protein MSVLITLTDVEPAVRLNALLEADGLKTTMVSPLDDLPSEIRKARPEVIVFTGSLLDPQTLAIARDQMWGGAAVIGLADVGDPQLEAKLRNVGFADVLAKPVTPEALRQSVEELLERARITRETGLWGESEAVRQVLVAVGQMAPVSSTVLIEGESGTGKELVARAIHKMSSRRSKPFIAVNVGALPETLLESELFGHEKGAFTGAAERRIGRFELANGGTLFLDEIGEIPGNVQVKLLRVLEEREVTRVGGTQVIPVDVRVVAATNRPLRESVAMGGFRSDLFYRLNVLRIYLPPLRERREDIPLLVRRFVQEFAQEHGREFHGISAEAMQALVNYAWPGNVRELRNLIESMVVLATGREIGLADIPAAIREGGGDRLLPVPVGAILREESRAEGRELEFIVRSLVEVKLQLEELRRRVDEVRAERDQWAAMASGAGVGLAGAGGGPGLGVLPGLGHGGIGHGVVPAAPFGALAGGVEPPGATPPTAVTITPGMTMAEIEKAAILAALRETKGNRRKAAEILDIGERTLYRKLKEYQVPEQFGE; encoded by the coding sequence ATGAGCGTCCTCATCACCCTCACAGATGTCGAGCCCGCCGTCCGCCTCAACGCCCTCCTCGAGGCCGACGGGCTGAAGACGACGATGGTCTCGCCGCTCGACGACCTGCCGAGCGAGATCCGGAAGGCGCGCCCGGAGGTGATCGTCTTCACCGGCAGCCTGCTCGACCCGCAGACGCTGGCCATCGCGCGCGACCAGATGTGGGGCGGCGCGGCGGTCATCGGACTCGCCGATGTCGGCGACCCGCAGCTCGAGGCCAAGCTGCGCAACGTGGGCTTCGCCGACGTGCTCGCCAAGCCGGTGACGCCGGAAGCCCTGCGGCAGAGCGTGGAGGAGTTGCTGGAGCGCGCGCGCATCACGCGCGAGACCGGACTCTGGGGCGAGAGCGAGGCAGTGCGCCAGGTGCTGGTGGCTGTCGGGCAGATGGCGCCGGTTTCGAGCACCGTGCTCATCGAAGGCGAGAGCGGCACCGGCAAGGAACTGGTAGCGCGCGCCATCCATAAGATGTCGTCGCGGCGCAGCAAGCCGTTCATCGCCGTGAACGTGGGCGCGCTGCCCGAGACCTTGCTTGAGAGTGAGCTCTTCGGCCACGAGAAGGGGGCCTTCACCGGGGCCGCCGAGCGGCGCATCGGGCGCTTCGAGCTGGCCAACGGCGGCACGCTGTTCCTCGACGAGATCGGCGAGATCCCCGGCAACGTGCAGGTGAAGTTGCTGCGCGTGCTCGAGGAGCGCGAGGTCACCCGCGTCGGCGGTACGCAGGTGATTCCGGTCGATGTGCGCGTCGTCGCGGCGACGAACCGTCCGCTGCGCGAGTCCGTGGCGATGGGCGGCTTCCGCTCGGACCTGTTCTACCGCCTCAACGTCCTGCGCATCTACTTGCCGCCGCTGCGGGAGCGCCGCGAGGACATCCCGCTGTTGGTGCGTCGCTTCGTGCAGGAGTTCGCGCAGGAGCACGGCCGCGAGTTCCACGGCATTTCGGCCGAGGCGATGCAGGCGCTGGTCAACTATGCGTGGCCGGGCAACGTCCGCGAGCTGCGGAACTTGATTGAGTCGATGGTCGTGCTCGCGACGGGGCGGGAGATCGGGCTTGCCGACATTCCGGCCGCGATTCGCGAGGGCGGGGGCGACCGCCTGCTGCCTGTGCCCGTCGGCGCCATCCTCCGGGAGGAGAGCCGGGCCGAGGGGCGGGAACTGGAGTTCATCGTCCGGAGCTTGGTTGAGGTGAAGCTGCAGCTCGAGGAGCTGCGCCGCCGGGTCGATGAGGTGCGGGCCGAGCGGGACCAGTGGGCGGCGATGGCTTCAGGTGCGGGGGTTGGTCTGGCGGGGGCGGGGGGTGGTCCCGGACTCGGCGTGTTGCCGGGACTCGGTCACGGGGGGATTGGGCACGGGGTCGTGCCGGCGGCGCCCTTCGGCGCGTTGGCAGGGGGGGTCGAGCCGCCGGGCGCGACGCCGCCGACGGCCGTGACGATTACCCCCGGGATGACGATGGCCGAGATCGAGAAGGCGGCGATCCTAGCCGCGTTGCGTGAGACGAAGGGGAATCGTCGTAAGGCTGCTGAAATCCTTGATATCGGGGAGCGAACTCTCTACCGAAAGCTCAAGGAGTATCAAGTTCCTGAACAGTTTGGGGAGTGA
- a CDS encoding serine/threonine protein kinase, which yields MSDAFLSTLQAALGDEYVVERELTAGGQSRLFLASDAELPRKVVIKLLPPELAGEVALKRFKREIAVLVKLQHPHIVPIIGMGATDDIIWYVMPYIPGESLEERLRPGPLPLREGLHVLHEVADALAHAHEIGVVHRDLKPANVLFQSGHAVLADFGVAHARLEMMRESSGVPLGTVRKSLAASGGRLTDKGFAVGTPGYMAPEQFHGDDPADARADVYSLAMLGYEILTGRAPFAEYRGARLMVAHFTEMPRPAHEVNAEVPEPVARLFERGMAKDPDQRFADAGEFREALGAHW from the coding sequence ATGTCGGACGCCTTCCTGTCCACCCTCCAAGCCGCCCTCGGCGACGAGTATGTCGTCGAGCGGGAACTCACGGCTGGCGGGCAGAGCCGCTTGTTCCTCGCCAGCGACGCCGAGTTGCCGCGCAAGGTCGTCATCAAGCTGCTGCCGCCGGAGCTCGCGGGCGAGGTCGCGCTCAAGCGCTTCAAGCGCGAGATTGCCGTGCTCGTCAAGCTGCAGCATCCGCACATCGTGCCGATCATCGGGATGGGCGCCACCGACGACATCATCTGGTACGTGATGCCGTACATCCCCGGCGAATCGCTCGAGGAGCGCCTCCGGCCCGGCCCGCTGCCGCTGCGCGAGGGGTTGCACGTGCTGCACGAGGTGGCCGATGCGCTGGCGCACGCGCACGAGATCGGCGTGGTGCATCGCGACCTCAAGCCGGCCAACGTGCTCTTCCAGTCCGGGCACGCCGTGCTGGCCGACTTCGGCGTCGCGCACGCGCGGCTGGAGATGATGCGCGAGTCCAGTGGCGTGCCGCTGGGCACGGTGCGCAAGAGCCTGGCCGCCAGCGGCGGCCGACTCACCGACAAAGGCTTTGCCGTCGGGACGCCGGGCTATATGGCGCCGGAGCAGTTCCACGGCGACGACCCCGCCGACGCCCGCGCCGATGTGTACTCGTTGGCGATGCTCGGTTATGAAATCCTCACCGGTCGCGCGCCCTTCGCCGAGTACCGTGGGGCGCGGTTGATGGTGGCGCATTTCACCGAGATGCCGCGCCCCGCGCACGAGGTGAACGCCGAGGTCCCGGAGCCGGTGGCGCGGTTGTTCGAGCGCGGAATGGCGAAGGACCCCGACCAGCGATTCGCCGACGCCGGCGAGTTCCGCGAGGCCTTAGGCGCTCACTGGTAG
- a CDS encoding NAD(P)-binding domain-containing protein: MYAVIGAGPMGLATARVLQKHGLPFTGFELHADVGGLWDIANPQSTVYESAHLISSKRMTEFAEFPMRDEVAPYPRHDELRRYFADFATHFDLRRHYEFSTRVVRCVRAAEGGWDVTTEHAGAQRTRRFAGVLIATGTLHHPYQPALPGHFAGTLMHSAQYKSPAQLAGQRVLVIGCGNSGADIAVDAVRSAASVDLSVRRGYWFLPKFLKGRPIDTLGGLIKLPRPLKQRLDGLMVRLVVGKPSDYGLPDPDYRLYESHPVMNSLVLHHLAHGDITARRDVAAVEGRRVRFTDGAEGEYDTILQATGYALHYPFVAREELNWASGGAAPALYLNAMHPTDDSIFLMGMVEASGLGW, from the coding sequence GTGTACGCCGTGATCGGGGCGGGGCCGATGGGACTCGCCACCGCGCGCGTCCTGCAGAAACACGGCCTGCCGTTCACGGGATTCGAGCTGCACGCCGACGTGGGCGGACTCTGGGACATCGCCAATCCGCAGAGCACGGTGTACGAGAGCGCGCATTTGATCTCGTCCAAGCGGATGACGGAGTTCGCCGAGTTCCCGATGCGGGACGAGGTGGCGCCGTACCCGCGGCACGATGAGCTCCGGCGCTACTTCGCCGACTTCGCCACGCACTTCGACCTGCGGCGCCACTACGAGTTCTCCACGCGCGTCGTGCGCTGCGTGCGCGCCGCCGAGGGCGGATGGGACGTCACCACCGAGCACGCAGGCGCGCAACGCACGCGACGCTTTGCCGGCGTGCTGATCGCCACCGGCACGCTGCACCATCCCTACCAGCCGGCGCTGCCGGGCCACTTTGCCGGCACGCTGATGCACTCGGCGCAGTACAAGTCGCCGGCGCAGCTCGCAGGCCAGCGCGTGTTGGTGATCGGCTGCGGCAACTCCGGCGCCGACATCGCGGTGGACGCGGTGCGCAGCGCGGCGTCGGTGGATCTCTCGGTGCGCCGCGGATATTGGTTCCTGCCCAAGTTCCTGAAAGGCCGCCCGATCGACACCTTGGGTGGGCTCATCAAGTTGCCGCGGCCGCTCAAGCAGCGACTCGACGGACTGATGGTGCGGCTGGTCGTAGGCAAGCCCAGCGACTACGGCCTGCCCGATCCCGACTATCGCCTGTACGAGTCGCACCCGGTGATGAACTCCCTGGTGCTGCATCACCTCGCGCACGGCGATATCACGGCGCGGCGCGACGTGGCGGCGGTGGAGGGACGGCGCGTCCGCTTCACCGATGGCGCGGAGGGCGAGTACGACACCATTCTCCAGGCCACGGGCTATGCGCTGCACTATCCGTTCGTCGCGCGCGAAGAGTTGAACTGGGCCAGCGGTGGCGCGGCACCGGCGCTCTATTTGAACGCGATGCATCCCACCGACGACAGCATCTTCCTGATGGGGATGGTGGAGGCCAGCGGACTCGGCTGGTAG
- a CDS encoding HD-GYP domain-containing protein, whose translation MERIVEVVVAGAMVSIAAFFALGDAPSAYDWQAAGFFTGLGILAAALSYPVGRATSGTIGFLPYLSISIIAPNLAAVLSVAISTAFAELIQKRARQKAAFNIGQHTFAIACGIWVYHSLGGTSVIAGGPRVWPFLGLAATYFALNKLAVSTVVAKTAGDSVLLHWLKSVRGSSLYDALSLPLVVVLSLVFVSKGAAWTAVAALPMLGIRQLYRMVFALEKINEELLQLMVASIEARDPYTSGHSQRVARYAREIARSAGLSAKGIERVEMAALLHDVGKIHEEFATILRKPGRLTVEEFARMKLHPVRSADLVAKVSHFRDLVAVVRAHHEAWNGTGYPDQLHGDAIPHHSRIIAIADTVDAMTTSRPYRAGMTPARVREELAAESGRQFDPRICAALLAPANWTRLEQTITSAQAEFPANESGVEGQGTNGNTGEFVSALVSA comes from the coding sequence GTGGAGCGGATTGTCGAGGTTGTCGTCGCGGGGGCCATGGTGTCCATCGCGGCTTTTTTTGCTTTGGGTGACGCTCCGAGCGCTTACGACTGGCAGGCCGCAGGTTTCTTCACAGGACTTGGGATTCTCGCGGCTGCTCTGTCGTACCCCGTAGGGCGCGCGACGTCAGGAACCATAGGCTTTCTGCCCTACCTAAGCATATCCATCATCGCGCCAAATCTCGCGGCGGTTCTCTCTGTTGCGATCAGTACGGCATTTGCGGAACTCATTCAGAAGCGCGCACGGCAGAAAGCTGCCTTCAACATCGGTCAGCACACGTTTGCTATCGCCTGTGGGATCTGGGTATACCACTCGCTGGGGGGCACGTCGGTCATCGCTGGCGGTCCGCGAGTCTGGCCGTTTCTTGGTCTCGCTGCGACATACTTTGCGCTCAACAAGCTTGCGGTAAGCACCGTAGTCGCTAAGACCGCCGGTGATAGTGTCCTTCTTCACTGGCTGAAGAGTGTGCGAGGGTCTAGCCTTTACGACGCACTCTCTCTGCCGCTGGTCGTCGTTCTCTCGTTGGTGTTCGTTTCGAAAGGGGCAGCCTGGACAGCGGTTGCAGCGCTACCGATGCTGGGCATTCGTCAGCTCTATCGCATGGTCTTCGCACTTGAGAAGATCAACGAAGAGCTGTTGCAGCTAATGGTGGCCTCAATCGAAGCGAGGGATCCCTACACGTCTGGTCATTCGCAGCGTGTGGCGCGATACGCGCGCGAAATTGCCCGTTCAGCTGGGTTGAGTGCCAAGGGCATTGAGCGTGTCGAGATGGCGGCGCTCCTTCACGACGTCGGCAAGATCCATGAGGAGTTTGCCACGATACTAAGAAAGCCCGGCAGGCTGACAGTCGAGGAGTTTGCTCGCATGAAGCTGCACCCCGTCAGGAGCGCCGACCTCGTGGCAAAGGTATCTCACTTCCGAGACCTAGTGGCGGTAGTGCGCGCTCACCATGAGGCCTGGAATGGCACCGGATATCCCGATCAGCTTCATGGCGACGCGATACCACATCACTCACGAATCATCGCGATAGCTGACACTGTCGATGCGATGACGACATCTCGTCCGTACAGGGCCGGAATGACACCTGCTCGGGTGCGAGAGGAACTCGCAGCTGAGAGTGGGAGGCAGTTCGACCCACGCATCTGCGCTGCATTGCTGGCTCCCGCGAACTGGACTCGTCTCGAGCAGACGATCACATCGGCTCAGGCGGAGTTTCCGGCCAATGAGTCCGGTGTAGAGGGGCAGGGAACGAACGGCAACACGGGAGAGTTCGTTTCGGCGTTAGTCTCAGCTTAA
- a CDS encoding SDR family oxidoreductase encodes MTAKRILITGATGYVGRIVGARLAQEHHVVGTDLRVVSDLGFETLAMDVRDPALATLLTDRGITHVVHLASVLEGRGDRAVAYDIDVQGTKNVVDSALAAGVRHLTVASSGAAYGYFADNPDWIDEDFPLRAGFAFAYAHHKRLVEELLAGYRATHPELAQLVLRIGTVLGAGTQNQITALFQKRRILAVRGSDSRFVFIWDEDVAGAVAHGVAGDRTGIYNVAGDGALTIHEIAAQLGKRTLVLPAFVLQQALEIGQFFHLSRYGPEQLDFLRYRPVLSNRRLKDVFGYRPAKTSGEAFTVWAQAQRHR; translated from the coding sequence GTGACGGCCAAGCGCATCCTCATCACCGGCGCCACGGGCTACGTGGGGCGCATCGTGGGCGCGCGGCTGGCGCAGGAGCATCACGTCGTCGGCACGGACCTGCGCGTCGTCAGCGACCTCGGCTTCGAGACGCTCGCGATGGACGTGCGCGATCCCGCGCTCGCCACGCTGCTCACGGACCGCGGCATTACGCACGTCGTGCATCTCGCGTCCGTGCTCGAAGGGCGCGGCGACCGTGCGGTCGCCTACGACATCGACGTACAGGGGACGAAGAACGTGGTCGACTCCGCCCTCGCGGCGGGCGTGCGGCACCTCACCGTGGCCAGCTCCGGCGCGGCCTATGGCTACTTCGCCGACAACCCCGACTGGATCGACGAGGACTTTCCGCTGCGCGCGGGCTTCGCGTTTGCGTATGCCCACCACAAGCGCCTCGTCGAGGAGCTGCTGGCGGGGTATCGTGCGACGCACCCGGAGCTCGCGCAATTGGTGCTGCGCATCGGCACGGTGCTCGGCGCTGGCACCCAGAACCAGATCACGGCGCTGTTCCAGAAGCGTCGCATCCTCGCCGTGCGTGGCAGCGACTCGCGCTTCGTGTTCATCTGGGACGAGGACGTCGCGGGCGCCGTCGCGCACGGCGTCGCGGGCGACCGCACCGGCATCTACAACGTCGCGGGCGACGGCGCGCTGACCATCCACGAGATCGCGGCGCAGCTCGGCAAACGGACGCTGGTGTTGCCGGCCTTCGTGCTCCAACAGGCGCTCGAGATCGGGCAGTTCTTCCATCTCAGTCGCTACGGCCCGGAGCAGTTGGACTTCCTGCGCTACAGGCCGGTGCTGAGCAACCGGCGGCTCAAGGACGTGTTCGGCTACCGGCCGGCGAAGACGTCGGGAGAAGCGTTCACCGTGTGGGCGCAGGCACAGCGGCATCGATGA
- a CDS encoding GGDEF and EAL domain-containing protein: protein MVPSQADLDAALRRPTRTSAEWLLLPARSAHEALWDWDLADDHIRFSPRWREMLGLTADEVLASTEEWLGRVHPSDRAQVQVDIAAQTSGTGVRFSSEHRLRHENGHWMTVQWTGIIVRDATGRALRVAGSVRDATAQRSVEEQVRREAFYDTLTGLPNRALALDLLRRAISRTRRQGERRFAALMVNIDRFTGHNDALGHGAGDELLRTFARRLATAVRPGDVISRLGSDVFLLILDAVHEPEEVERVADRVALVLQEPLHVLTHDVPVTASIGIALHEPGVESATDYLRNAELAMTEAKGLGGARHTHYRPEMREGVRHRASLEHDLRTAIARGEMMVWYQPVFTAREGSPTRMAGFEALLRWAHPTRGLLGPGEFVPVAEETGMIVPLGTWAIGEACRHLAELAPNGPDAPWVSVNLAAKQLADPALVEIVERALATTGLDARRLRLEVTENVILHDEDTARTVLQALRARGIAILMDDFGTGHASLSYLHRLPIASIKIDRYFVGRMDVSTECLEIVRSVVALAKSLSMDVVAEGVEQEAQLAQLRAMGCEHVQGFLLSHPLRPEETIPLFGARALPVSA, encoded by the coding sequence GTGGTTCCCTCGCAGGCCGACCTCGACGCGGCCCTGCGCCGACCGACGCGCACCAGCGCCGAGTGGCTGCTGCTCCCGGCGCGCAGTGCCCACGAGGCACTGTGGGATTGGGATCTGGCCGACGATCACATCCGCTTCTCCCCACGCTGGCGGGAGATGCTCGGGCTCACCGCCGATGAGGTCCTGGCCTCCACGGAAGAGTGGCTGGGCCGCGTGCATCCCTCCGACCGCGCCCAGGTGCAGGTGGACATCGCCGCGCAGACCTCCGGCACGGGGGTGCGCTTCAGCAGCGAACACCGCCTGCGGCACGAGAACGGCCACTGGATGACGGTGCAGTGGACGGGCATCATCGTCCGCGACGCGACCGGGCGTGCGCTGCGCGTGGCGGGCTCCGTCCGCGACGCCACGGCGCAACGCAGCGTCGAGGAGCAGGTGCGCCGCGAGGCGTTCTACGACACGCTCACGGGCCTCCCCAACCGCGCCCTCGCGCTCGACCTGCTGCGCCGCGCCATCTCGCGTACGCGGCGCCAGGGCGAGCGCCGCTTCGCCGCGCTGATGGTGAACATCGACCGGTTCACCGGCCATAACGACGCGCTGGGCCACGGCGCTGGCGACGAACTGCTCCGCACCTTCGCCCGTCGGCTCGCGACGGCCGTCCGCCCGGGCGACGTCATCTCCCGGCTCGGCAGCGACGTCTTCCTGCTGATCCTCGACGCCGTCCACGAACCGGAAGAAGTCGAGCGCGTCGCCGATCGCGTGGCACTGGTGCTGCAGGAGCCGCTGCACGTACTCACCCACGACGTGCCGGTCACGGCAAGCATCGGCATCGCGCTCCACGAGCCGGGCGTGGAATCAGCCACGGACTACCTGCGCAACGCCGAACTCGCGATGACCGAAGCCAAGGGACTCGGCGGCGCTCGCCACACGCACTACCGGCCGGAAATGCGCGAGGGCGTGCGGCACCGCGCCTCGCTGGAGCACGACCTGCGCACGGCGATCGCGCGCGGCGAGATGATGGTCTGGTACCAGCCGGTGTTCACCGCGCGCGAGGGCAGCCCCACGCGGATGGCGGGCTTCGAAGCGCTGCTGCGCTGGGCGCACCCCACGCGCGGCCTACTCGGCCCGGGCGAGTTCGTGCCGGTGGCCGAGGAGACGGGGATGATCGTGCCGCTGGGCACCTGGGCGATCGGCGAAGCCTGCCGCCACCTCGCCGAACTCGCGCCCAACGGCCCCGATGCGCCCTGGGTGAGCGTGAACCTGGCGGCCAAGCAGTTGGCGGATCCCGCGCTCGTGGAGATCGTCGAGCGCGCCCTCGCGACCACCGGACTCGACGCGCGCCGCCTGCGGCTCGAGGTGACCGAGAATGTCATCCTGCACGACGAGGACACGGCACGGACGGTGCTGCAGGCGCTGCGCGCACGCGGCATCGCCATCCTGATGGACGACTTCGGTACCGGTCACGCGTCGCTGAGCTACCTACACCGCTTGCCCATCGCGAGCATCAAGATCGATCGCTACTTCGTCGGACGGATGGACGTGAGCACAGAGTGTCTGGAGATCGTCCGCTCGGTAGTCGCGTTGGCCAAGAGCCTGTCGATGGACGTGGTGGCCGAGGGCGTGGAGCAGGAAGCACAGCTGGCGCAGCTTCGCGCGATGGGCTGCGAGCACGTGCAGGGCTTCCTGCTCTCGCATCCGCTTCGGCCCGAGGAAACGATCCCTCTCTTCGGCGCGCGGGCCCTACCAGTGAGCGCCTAA
- a CDS encoding bile acid:sodium symporter family protein — MDDAIPLKFDPSGLMVLNAIVALMVFGASLDLRMADLRRVAQRPKGVLAGLSAQALLTPGLTCLLTWVFRVDPALALGMILVAACPSGALSNVLTWRSRGNVALSVGLTTVSSLAATVLTPLNFALYGWLNPRTRELLQEVSLPVGGILAQVALVLALPVLLGMLVGVKLPAVAERLERPLRQLSFVILIAFIAGAFWENRTLFVARFGDFFWLVVLQNAMALGLGAWVARLARLNEADSRAVTLEVGIHNSGLGLAILFTFFPTAGSMMLITAFWGVWHLVSGLLLSGYWGRRPPLPAAA; from the coding sequence GTGGACGACGCGATCCCGCTCAAGTTCGATCCCTCGGGGCTGATGGTGCTCAACGCCATCGTCGCGCTGATGGTCTTCGGCGCGTCGCTGGACCTGCGGATGGCGGACCTGCGTCGCGTGGCGCAGCGGCCCAAGGGCGTGCTCGCCGGACTCTCGGCGCAGGCGCTGCTCACGCCGGGGCTCACCTGTCTGCTCACCTGGGTGTTCCGCGTGGATCCGGCCCTGGCGCTGGGAATGATCCTCGTCGCGGCCTGCCCCAGCGGCGCGCTCTCGAACGTGCTCACCTGGCGCTCGCGCGGCAACGTCGCGCTCTCGGTGGGGCTGACGACCGTATCCAGCCTCGCGGCGACCGTACTCACGCCGCTGAACTTCGCGCTCTACGGCTGGCTGAATCCGCGCACGCGCGAGCTGCTGCAGGAGGTCTCGTTGCCCGTGGGTGGCATTCTCGCGCAGGTGGCGCTGGTGCTGGCGTTGCCCGTGCTGCTCGGGATGCTTGTGGGCGTGAAGTTGCCGGCGGTGGCCGAGCGGCTTGAGCGGCCGCTGCGGCAGCTTTCGTTTGTCATCTTGATTGCGTTCATCGCGGGTGCGTTCTGGGAGAACCGCACGCTGTTCGTGGCGCGCTTCGGCGACTTCTTCTGGCTGGTGGTGCTGCAGAACGCGATGGCGCTCGGGCTCGGCGCTTGGGTGGCGCGGCTCGCGCGCCTGAACGAGGCGGATAGCCGCGCCGTCACGCTGGAGGTGGGCATCCACAACTCCGGCCTCGGCTTGGCGATCCTCTTCACGTTCTTCCCGACGGCCGGCTCGATGATGCTGATCACGGCGTTCTGGGGCGTGTGGCACTTGGTGAGCGGCCTGCTGCTCAGCGGTTACTGGGGCCGGCGGCCTCCGCTCCCGGCGGCCGCGTGA
- the gcvT gene encoding glycine cleavage system aminomethyltransferase GcvT: MTASTSLKRTPFHALHLAAGAKMVPFAGFEMPIQYPSGITAEHNAVRKSCGVFDVSHMGEFIVRGPQAIDFVTYVTSNDVAALKDGQVHYSGILTERGTFVDDCLVYRYAADHLMMVVNGSNKDKDLAHIQQYKGKFDCTLEDVSDDIGLLAVQGPQAQEILQALTPAALDDIKYYWFTETTVAGVPMTLSRTGYTGEDGFELYHGAKDSEKLWAALMATGRITPTGLGCRDSLRLEMGMALYGNDIDDSYTPLEAGLGWLVKMKKGDFVGRAALEAQKAVGVPRKLVGFTFEEKAIPRHGYPVFVGGEPSGVVMSGIMSPSVGCGLGTAYVPTAHAKEGNTLEVEIRGKRVVGTIVGFPFWKQGTVKR, encoded by the coding sequence ATGACCGCGAGCACGAGCCTCAAGCGCACGCCCTTCCACGCCCTGCACCTTGCCGCCGGCGCCAAGATGGTGCCCTTCGCCGGCTTCGAGATGCCAATCCAGTATCCGAGCGGCATCACCGCCGAGCACAACGCCGTGCGCAAGAGCTGCGGTGTGTTCGACGTGTCGCATATGGGCGAGTTCATCGTGCGCGGCCCGCAGGCCATCGACTTCGTCACGTACGTCACCAGCAATGACGTCGCGGCGCTCAAGGACGGCCAGGTGCACTACTCGGGGATCCTCACGGAACGCGGCACCTTCGTGGACGACTGCCTCGTCTACCGCTACGCCGCCGACCACCTGATGATGGTCGTGAACGGCTCCAACAAGGACAAGGACCTCGCCCACATCCAGCAGTACAAGGGCAAGTTCGACTGCACGCTCGAGGACGTGAGCGACGACATCGGCCTGCTCGCCGTGCAGGGCCCGCAGGCGCAGGAGATCCTCCAGGCGCTGACGCCTGCCGCGCTCGACGACATCAAGTACTACTGGTTCACCGAAACCACCGTCGCCGGCGTGCCGATGACGCTCTCGCGCACGGGGTACACCGGCGAGGACGGCTTCGAACTGTACCACGGTGCCAAGGACTCCGAGAAGCTCTGGGCGGCGCTGATGGCCACGGGCCGCATCACGCCGACCGGACTCGGCTGTCGCGACTCGCTGCGCCTCGAGATGGGGATGGCGCTCTACGGCAATGACATCGACGACAGCTACACCCCGCTTGAAGCCGGACTCGGCTGGCTCGTCAAGATGAAGAAGGGCGACTTCGTCGGTCGCGCCGCGCTCGAGGCGCAGAAGGCCGTTGGCGTCCCGCGCAAGCTCGTCGGCTTCACCTTCGAAGAGAAGGCCATCCCGCGCCACGGCTACCCGGTGTTCGTGGGCGGCGAGCCCAGCGGCGTGGTGATGAGCGGCATTATGAGTCCCAGCGTCGGCTGCGGACTCGGCACCGCCTATGTGCCCACCGCGCACGCCAAGGAAGGCAACACGCTCGAAGTCGAGATCCGCGGCAAGCGCGTGGTGGGGACGATTGTCGGGTTCCCGTTCTGGAAGCAGGGGACGGTGAAGCGTTGA